A window of Zingiber officinale cultivar Zhangliang chromosome 5A, Zo_v1.1, whole genome shotgun sequence contains these coding sequences:
- the LOC121982108 gene encoding BSD domain-containing protein 1-like has protein sequence MDFFRSVFSADADLSTSQTSPRVDRDGDYNARGGEDAFGGESRSHNSPENDVDDRGDSGGWIFGGLIETFASKSESIIQTYRRDLAEFSSGLKEETSVFREIAARAVRDLPGSLGAGASLAQESLESVGEAIDDLGGSVWRGTAGIISQSREAILSLESGADSGDESSSEPRLPASSAVSSRIYSRYEMLLLAMQSDVSTFTEDPEDTDNFSKWRSEFDLASKAEEMENLCNENDTLDGFLNKLVPSIVDYNTFWCHYFYKAHKLKQAEDARAKLVKRVISREAEEDLSWDVDDEDEEKMDEKLRKEENPDQTGDVNVSGKPEEEKDSDVQLIVDTSTEKKSSVISEDRALKGSDVKVNEKEISTSNNAEESKLIVDSLTSKLDETVLTEGKTDSAESSKDSEFSIISSQNSIPEEDDLGWDEIEDLPEDEEKKPGGSNVTLLKVNLHKRLSAAEEDEDLSWDIKDDDEPIKP, from the coding sequence ATGGATTTCTTCAGATCGGTCTTCTCTGCGGATGCCGACCTATCGACCTCGCAAACCTCTCCTCGTGTCGATCGCGATGGCGACTACAACGCGCGAGGAGGTGAGGATGCCTTTGGCGGCGAAAGCCGTAGTCATAATTCTCCGGAAAATGATGTCGATGACAGAGGCGACTCTGGAGGGTGGATCTTCGGAGGACTAATCGAGACATTTGCATCAAAGTCTGAGTCCATCATCCAGACATACCGCCGCGACCTGGCCGAATTCAGCTCCGGCCTTAAGGAGGAGACTTCGGTGTTCCGGGAGATTGCTGCGCGTGCTGTCCGTGATCTTCCTGGGTCACTTGGGGCTGGTGCCTCGTTGGCCCAGGAGTCCCTAGAGTCTGTCGGGGAGGCCATCGACGATTTGGGCGGTTCAGTGTGGCGAGGGACTGCTGGCATCATTTCCCAGAGCAGGGAAGCGATCCTATCTCTGGAGTCTGGGGCTGATTCAGGAGATGAATCGTCCAGTGAACCAAGGCTGCCGGCCAGTTCCGCTGTCTCTTCTAGGATTTACAGTCGGTACGAGATGCTGTTGCTTGCGATGCAGTCAGATGTGAGCACCTTCACCGAAGACCCAGAGGACACTGATAACTTCAGCAAGTGGAGATCGGAATTTGATTTGGCATCGAAAGCAGAGGAGATGGAAAATCTTTGCAATGAGAATGACACTTTGGATGGGTTCCTAAACAAGCTGGTGCCTAGTATTGTGGATTACAATACATTCTGGTGCCATTACTTTTATAAGGCGCATAAGCTGAAGCAGGCTGAAGATGCAAGAGCAAAGCTTGTGAAGAGGGTGATTTCGAGAGAGGCCGAGGAGGATTTGAGCTGGGATGTTGATGATGAGGACGAGGAGAAGATGGATGAAAAACTCAGAAAGGAGGAAAATCCAGACCAAACTGGTGATGTTAATGTGTCTGGAAAACCAGAAGAGGAGAAAGATAGTGATGTGCAGTTAATAGTGGATACTTCAACAGAGAAAAAATCTTCAGTTATATCTGAAGATAGGGCTTTGAAGGGATCGGATGTGAAGGTTAATGAGAAAGAGATATCAACATCTAACAATGCTGAAGAAAGTAAATTGATAGTTGATTCTTTGACCTCCAAGTTGGATGAAACTGTGCTGACTGAAGGAAAGACAGATTCTGCAGAGTCATCCAAGGACAGTGAATTTTCAATTATTTCAAGTCAGAATTCTATACCAGAGGAAGATGATCTTGGGTGGGATGAGATTGAGGATCTACCAGAGGATGAAGAGAAGAAACCCGGTGGCTCCAATGTGACTCTTCTCAAGGTGAATCTACACAAGAGGCTTAGTGCTGCTGAGGAGGATGAGGATCTGAGTTGGGATATTAAGGACGATGATGAACCCATCAAGCCTTGA
- the LOC121982109 gene encoding RNA demethylase ALKBH10B-like, which translates to MAAVVAGAGTSAAVPELYARDAMIAWFRSEFAAANAIIDALCSHLAQIGGAEEYESVFAAVHRRRLNWIPVLHMQKFYSISDISAELHSVAANRSPAKDKFHAVFRPEEKPKAIDIPPAKEEIAAAEEAVAEGVEIGVKDAAAAEIPSDEAAYGSIEGAGIEEQAVAATEVYSGGDASDHKAVEDGDADKGSQEELGSVAEVNVCTERGDCLVPRPERIKISKGFVAKEAVKGHMANVVKGLKLYENIFSESELPSLVEYINELRLAGRRGELPGETYIFFNKQIKGNKREIIQLGVPLFQSATEEGASNIESIPSALQTVINHLVQWRLVPESKKPNSCIINFFDEDEHSQPYFKPPHLENPISTLLLSETTMAFGRSLISDHEGNYKGSLTLTVKEGSLLVMRGNSADMARHVVCASPSKRMTITFVKVRTFTLHSDSPTAIQSNKAMTLWQSGNPTSPQKVPNGGIIAYGPPAMIPATWGLTLRTPVVMLAPPPRAVVMNPIKKVSRNGTGVFLPWAIGPKKYTKHLPPRIQKRRLLALPSPLEAQA; encoded by the exons ATGGCGGCAGTGGTGGCAGGGGCCGGTACCTCGGCGGCGGTACCGGAGCTATACGCGAGGGACGCGATGATCGCGTGGTTCCGGAGCGAGTTCGCTGCCGCGAATGCGATCATCGACGCGCTTTGCAGCCACCTGGCGCAGATAGGGGGTGCCGAGGAGTACGAGTCGGTGTTCGCCGCCGTACACCGTCGTCGTCTCAACTGGATCCCGGTGCTCCATATGCAGAAATTTTACTCCATCTCCGACATCTCCGCCGAGCTTCATTCGGTGGCGGCCAATCGATCTCCGGCGAAGGATAAGTTCCATGCAGTGTTTCGGCCGGAGGAGAAGCCTAAGGCGATCGACATCCCTCCCGCGAAGGAGGAAATTGCCGCGGCGGAGGAAGCGGTGGCAGAGGGCGTTGAGATCGGCGTAAAGGATGCGGCGGCGGCGGAAATACCTTCGGACGAGGCGGCCTACGGTAGCATTGAAGGTGCGGGGATCGAGGAGCAAGCGGTGGCGGCGACGGAGGTTTATTCTGGGGGAGATGCTTCGGATCACAAGGCAGTTGAAGATGGTGACGCCGACAAAG GATCGCAAGAGGAGCTGGGTTCGGTGGCGGAGGTCAACGTTTGTACTGAACGTGGAGATTGCTTGGTGCCTCGCCCAGAGAGGATCAAGATCTCCAAGGGTTTTGTGGCGAAGGAAGCAGTGAAAGGGCATATG GCCAATGTTGTAAAAGGTCTCAAGTTGTATGAGAACATTTTCTCAGAGTCAGAGCTACCAAGCCTTGTTGAATACATCAATGAGCTTCGTCTGGCAGGACGCAGAGGAGAACTACCTG GAGAAACTTATATTTTCTTCAACAAGCAAATAAAGGGGAACAAGAGGGAGATCATTCAACTTGGTGTGCCATTATTCCAATCAGCTACTGAAGAGGGAGCAA GCAATATAGAATCGATTCCCTCTGCTTTGCAGACTGTAATTAATCACTTGGTTCAGTGGCGCTTAGTACCAGAAAGTAAGAAGCCTAACAGCTGCATTATCAACTTCTTTGATGAG gATGAGCATTCACAACCCTACTTCAAACCTCCGCATCTCGAAAATCCCATTTCAACGCTTCTCCTCTCTGAAACTACAATGGCATTTGGGCGGTCTCTGATCAGCGATCATGAGGGAAATTATAAGGGATCTCTGACTCTTACAGTTAAGGAAGG ATCGCTGCTAGTTATGCGCGGGAATAGTGCGGACATGGCAAGGCATGTTGTGTGCGCATCACCAAGTAAGAGGATGACCATAACATTTGTGAAAGTTAGAACTTTCACTCTCCATTCAGATTCACCTACTGCCATCCAGTCCAACAAAGCAATGACCTTGTGGCAATCAGGAAACCCGACCTCCCCGCAAAAGGTGCCTAATGGCGGAATCATTGCCTATGGACCTCCTGCCATGATCCCTGCTACATGGGGTTTGACTCTCCGCACCCCTGTTGTTATGCTGGCACCACCACCTAGAGCAGTTGTCATGAACCCGATTAAGAAGGTTTCACGCAACGGAACGGGTGTCTTCTTGCCATGGGCAATTGGCCCAAAGAAGTACACCAAGCATCTCCCTCCACGCATTCAGAAGAGGAGGCTGCTAGCCTTGCCATCCCCTCTAGAAGCACAAGCATAG